The genomic segment GATATGGTGTAATTTCTCCAAAAACAGCCGGTCGATGCTCGTCCATTCGTGGATTTGTTCGACCGAATAACCCCGCTCGATTCCCGCGTAAAGGGCGAATAACCGTTCATCCGTTGCTTTGACGATGTACTGGTTGAGTGTCACTTCATCCATGTCGAGGAAACGGTCCATCCGGAGATCCGACATCCCGATTTCGAGCGAGCGGACTGCCTTCAGCAAGGCTTCTTCCATCGTCCGCCCCATCGCCATGACTTCGCCTGTCGCCTTCATCTGCGTCCCAAGCGTCCGGTCTGCCGATTCGAACTTATCAAACGGCCAGCGCGGAATCTTCGCGACGACGTAGTCGAGTGCGGGTTCAAACGAGGCAAAACTCGTTTCCGTAATCGGATTCTTCAGTTCCGATAAGGCATAACCGACAGCAATTTTTGCCGCAAGTTTTGCAATCGGATAACCTGTCGCCTTTGATGCCAAAGCCGACGAGCGTGACACGCGTGGGTTCACTTCGATGACGTAGTAGTCAAAACTATGCGGATCAAGTGCAAACTGGATGTTACATCCGCCTTCGATGCCAAGGGCACGGATGATGTCGAGCGAGACATTCCGCATCATCTGATAATCGCGGTCGGACAGCGTTTGGGTTGGAGCAAAGACAATCGAGTCGCCCGTATGGACGCCGACCGGGTCAAAGTTTTCCATCGCACAGACGATGATCGCTTGGTTCGTCGCGTCACGCATGACTTCGAACTCAACTTCTTTCATTCCGGCAATCGATTTCTCGAGCAAAACTTGGTTCGCCGGACTCGCTTTGATACCGCCCTCGACGATTCGGACGAACTCGTCCATCGTCTCGGCAATCCCGCCGCCTGTCCCACCGAGCGTATAAGCCGGTCGAATGATGATCGGTAGACCGATTTTCGCGCAAAATTGTTCCGCTTCTTCTACTGTATGAACGATTTCACTTTCCGGGACACCGTGTCCACGTCTGAACATCAATTTTCTGAACAAATCACGATCTTCCGCCTCTTCAATCGCGGACAGTTTCGTTCCGAGCAGTTCAACACCATATTCAGCCAAAACGCCGAGTCGATCGAGTTCGACCGCGAGATTCAATCCCGTCTGCCCACCGAGTGTCGCAAGCAAGGCATCCGGACGTTCCTTGCGGATGATCCGGGAAACGAACTCCGCTTGGAGCGGTTCGATGTAAACCCGGTCCGCGACAGTCGGGTCTGTCATGATCGTTGCGGGGTTCGAGTTCACGAGGATGACTTCGTAACCTTCCTCCTTGAGTGCTTGGCACGCTTGTGTTCCGGCATAATCAAACTCTGCTGCTTGTCCGATGACGATTGGACCTGATCCGATAACGAGAATCTTCTGGATATCTTGACGTTTAGGCATGAGTGACCTCCTGTTGGTTCGTGATTTCTGTTAAAAACTGATCGAATAAATCATTGGCATCCATTGGACCGGGTGACGCTTCCGGGTGATATTGAACAGAGAAGACGGGTTCCGTCCGGTGTCTGACACCTTCGACCGTCCCATCATTGATCGCGACGTGTGTGACGATTAACTCGAATCCATTCAATGATTGTTCGTCGACGGCGTAGCCATGATTTTGTGAGGTGATACTGACATGACCGGTTTGAAGATCTTGAACCGGGTGATTGGCACCGCGATGGCCAAACGGTAACTTGAACGTATCTGCGCCGTGCGCAAGCGCAATCAATTGATGACCGAGACAAATGCCGAAGATGACGATTTTCCCTGTCAACTCTTGAATCAAGGGAATCGCTGTTGGAACGTCTTTCGGATTCCCGGGACCGTTCGATAACATCATGCCGTCCGGTTGATAACGCAAGACTTCCTTCGCCGTAACATTGTACGGTACGACGACCACTTCGCAACCGCGGCGGACGAGTTCACGGACGATTCCGAGCTTCGCACCAAAATCGACGAGGACAATCCGCGGACCGGCACCCGGGATGATGTACGCCCGTTCCGTCGAAGCACGTTGCACTTGATCCGTTGCGAGCGGCATGTTGTGCAAGCGCTCTAATTGATCGGCGAGATTAAATTCACCATCGACGAGCAATCCCCGCATGACACCTTTCGATCGTAAGTGCCGCGTCAGTTGACGTGTATCGACGCCGGTTAAGCCCGGAATATCGAATTCTTCTAAGGCCTCTGCCAACGACGATTGGGAGCGGAAGTTCGACGGAGTATGGCAGACTTCACGGACGATGAGTGCTTTCGCGAGTGGTCGCGTCGTTTCGTAATCTTCCCGGTTGATGCCATAGTTTCCGATTAAGGGATTCGTCAAAACGATCATCTGGTCACAATAGGATGGATCAGATAATATTTCCTGGTAGCCCGTCATCCCTGTCTGGAAGACGACTTCTCCCATCGTGACGCGTGTTGCGCCAAACGCTGTCCCTTCGAACGTCATACCATCTTCTAAAATGAGTGTCCGTTTAGACATGTGCCGTTTCCCCCTTGAATACGATTTTTCCAGCGACGAGTGTCATGACAGGGTATCCTGTCAGTAACTGCCCCGCGAACGGTGTATTTTTTCCTTTTGAATAAAAGCGTTTTGGCTCAACCGGTCGGACGGTCTCTAAATCAAGCAACACGAGATCTGCCGGTGCGCCGACTTCCAAGCGACCATACGGTAAGTCGAACAAGGCGGCAGGCTTGCGTGTCAAGGCATCGACTAAGTCGCTTAGCGTCATCTGGTTCGTTTGAACAAGTTTCGTATAAAGTAGTGGAAAGGCTGTCTCGAAGCCCGTAATTCCAAATGGTGCCCGCTCGATACCGAGTGCTTTTTCATCGGCTGCGTGCGGCGCATGATCGGTTGCGACACAATCAATCGTGCCGTCGCGTAACCCTTCGAGCAGTGCCGCCCGGTCCGCCTTACTCCGAAGGGGCGGATTCATTTTAAAGTTCGGATCCTGCCCCTCGATGTCATTTTCCGTCAGGACGAGATGATGCGGTGTCACTTCTGCCGTGACACGGATTCCTGCCCGTTTGGCATCACGAATGACCCGGACCGATTCTTTTGTCGAGACATGACAGACATGATAATGGCAGCCGGTCGCTTCTGCGATTAAAACGTCGCGTGCGATGTGGATACTTTCCGCAAGTGACGGAATGCCCTGCAATCCTTCCCGTTCACTATACGCACCTTCATGGACAGAGCCAGCTTTCAGCGTATCGTCCTCACAATGGGCGACGACCGTCTTCCCTAGTTTTGCGGCGCGGCGCATCGCTTCTCGCATGACGGCGGCACTTTGTACGCCGACGCCGTCATCTGTAAACGCAAAGGCATCCGTTAGTTCTTCAAACGCGACGAGTTCTTGTCCTAGCTGATTTTTTGAAATCGCCGCATAAGGCAAAACCCGGACAGACGCCGTTTCTTCGATTTTCTTGAACAAGGCGTCTAAC from the Exiguobacterium oxidotolerans JCM 12280 genome contains:
- a CDS encoding carbamoyl phosphate synthase small subunit, whose product is MSKRTLILEDGMTFEGTAFGATRVTMGEVVFQTGMTGYQEILSDPSYCDQMIVLTNPLIGNYGINREDYETTRPLAKALIVREVCHTPSNFRSQSSLAEALEEFDIPGLTGVDTRQLTRHLRSKGVMRGLLVDGEFNLADQLERLHNMPLATDQVQRASTERAYIIPGAGPRIVLVDFGAKLGIVRELVRRGCEVVVVPYNVTAKEVLRYQPDGMMLSNGPGNPKDVPTAIPLIQELTGKIVIFGICLGHQLIALAHGADTFKLPFGHRGANHPVQDLQTGHVSITSQNHGYAVDEQSLNGFELIVTHVAINDGTVEGVRHRTEPVFSVQYHPEASPGPMDANDLFDQFLTEITNQQEVTHA
- a CDS encoding dihydroorotase codes for the protein MTLRIDHATWYQNGQLQQSSIRIEDGLITDLDAAPRADEQVIDASNRLVAPGFVDIHVHLREPGGEHKETIATGTAAAAAGGFTTICPMPNTRPVPDDRETLDALFKKIEETASVRVLPYAAISKNQLGQELVAFEELTDAFAFTDDGVGVQSAAVMREAMRRAAKLGKTVVAHCEDDTLKAGSVHEGAYSEREGLQGIPSLAESIHIARDVLIAEATGCHYHVCHVSTKESVRVIRDAKRAGIRVTAEVTPHHLVLTENDIEGQDPNFKMNPPLRSKADRAALLEGLRDGTIDCVATDHAPHAADEKALGIERAPFGITGFETAFPLLYTKLVQTNQMTLSDLVDALTRKPAALFDLPYGRLEVGAPADLVLLDLETVRPVEPKRFYSKGKNTPFAGQLLTGYPVMTLVAGKIVFKGETAHV